In Phaeobacter gallaeciensis DSM 26640, a genomic segment contains:
- the dgcA gene encoding N-acetyl-D-Glu racemase DgcA has product MQISVTPDIFKLAQVFTISRGSRTEAKVLTVRIEQDGVTGCGECVPYARYGETLESVTAEIEGLPERFSREELQLLLPAGAARNAVDCALWDLEAKQAGKRVWELAGLPEPKPEITAYTLSLDSPENMQAQAAKNAHRPLLKIKLGTADDMARLEAVRAGAPEARIIVDANEGWSAEVYADLAPHLVRLGVALVEQPLPAGEDAALLGMERPVPVCADESCHDRESLAALEGKYDVINIKLDKTGGLTEALKLRDAALARGFEVMVGCMVGSSLAMAPATLVAQGAVVTDLDGPLLLAEDRAEPLNFDAAGVHPPKAALWG; this is encoded by the coding sequence ATGCAGATCAGCGTGACACCCGATATTTTCAAGCTGGCGCAGGTCTTTACCATCTCCCGAGGATCACGCACCGAGGCCAAGGTGCTGACCGTGCGTATCGAACAGGATGGCGTGACGGGCTGTGGTGAATGTGTGCCTTATGCGCGTTATGGTGAGACGCTGGAGAGTGTGACGGCTGAAATTGAAGGTCTGCCAGAGCGTTTCAGCCGCGAAGAGCTGCAATTGCTTTTGCCTGCAGGGGCCGCGCGCAATGCCGTTGATTGCGCGCTGTGGGATCTGGAAGCGAAACAGGCGGGTAAGCGCGTGTGGGAGCTGGCAGGACTGCCGGAGCCAAAACCAGAAATCACCGCCTATACGCTGTCGCTGGACAGCCCCGAAAACATGCAGGCGCAGGCCGCCAAGAATGCCCATCGCCCACTACTGAAGATCAAACTGGGTACTGCTGATGACATGGCCCGTTTGGAAGCCGTACGCGCCGGTGCCCCGGAGGCTCGTATCATTGTCGATGCCAACGAGGGCTGGAGTGCCGAGGTTTATGCTGATCTGGCCCCGCATCTGGTGCGACTGGGGGTGGCGCTGGTGGAACAGCCGCTGCCTGCGGGGGAGGATGCTGCCCTTCTTGGGATGGAGCGCCCGGTGCCGGTCTGTGCGGATGAGAGCTGCCATGACCGCGAGAGCCTCGCAGCCCTTGAGGGGAAATACGACGTCATTAACATCAAGCTGGACAAGACCGGTGGTCTGACGGAGGCGCTGAAACTGCGCGACGCGGCGCTGGCGCGCGGCTTTGAAGTGATGGTGGGCTGCATGGTCGGATCCTCGCTTGCCATGGCGCCTGCGACACTGGTTGCACAGGGGGCGGTGGTCACCGATCTTGACGGGCCGCTTCTGTTGGCCGAAGACCGTGCGGAACCGTTGAATTTTGATGCAGCTGGCGTACACCCGCCAAAAGCGGCCTTGTGGGGTTAA
- a CDS encoding type 1 glutamine amidotransferase domain-containing protein: MKILMVLTSHDKLGDTGEKTGFWLEEFAAPYYALKDAGADITLASPKGGQPPLDPKSDDESAQTDATRRFKEDTAAQDALDNTKVLAEVEDDGFDAVFYPGGHGPLWDLAEDADSRRLIEAFAHSDRPVGAVCHAPAVFRHTKDADGAPLVQGKRVTGFSNSEEDGVGLTNVVPFLVEDMLAENGATYEKGDDWASFAITDSKLVTGQNPASSEEAAKQLLALL; the protein is encoded by the coding sequence ATGAAAATCCTGATGGTCCTCACCTCCCATGACAAACTGGGCGACACAGGCGAAAAAACCGGCTTCTGGCTGGAGGAATTCGCCGCGCCTTATTATGCGCTGAAAGATGCAGGCGCCGACATCACACTGGCCTCCCCCAAAGGGGGGCAACCCCCGCTTGATCCCAAAAGCGATGATGAAAGCGCCCAGACCGATGCCACCCGCCGGTTCAAGGAAGATACCGCCGCGCAGGACGCCTTGGACAACACCAAGGTTTTGGCAGAGGTCGAAGACGATGGCTTTGACGCGGTGTTCTATCCCGGCGGTCACGGCCCTCTCTGGGATCTGGCCGAGGATGCCGACAGCCGCCGCCTGATCGAGGCCTTCGCACACAGCGACCGTCCCGTCGGCGCTGTCTGCCACGCTCCGGCCGTGTTCCGCCACACCAAAGACGCCGATGGCGCGCCGCTGGTACAGGGCAAACGCGTGACCGGCTTCTCCAACAGCGAAGAAGACGGCGTCGGCCTCACCAACGTCGTACCCTTCCTGGTGGAAGACATGTTGGCTGAGAATGGCGCCACCTATGAGAAAGGCGACGACTGGGCCTCCTTTGCCATCACCGACAGCAAGCTGGTCACCGGCCAGAACCCTGCCTCATCAGAAGAGGCCGCCAAACAGCTGCTCGCCCTGCTCTGA
- a CDS encoding D-amino-acid transaminase, producing the protein MTRTVYVNGDYLPEDEAKVSIFDRGFLMADAVYEVTSVLGGKLIDFEGHAVRLKRSLDELEMAEPCTKEELLEIHRKLVELNGIDEGLVYLQVSRGSDGDRDFVFPSADTKPTIVLFTQNKPGLADSPASRKGAKIISIEDIRWGRRDIKTVQLLYPSMGKMMAKKAGADDAWMIEDGHVTEGTSNNAYFVKDGVIVTRPLSNDILHGITRKAVLRMAEEAQMKIEERLFTIEEAKEADEAFTTSASAFVMPVVEIDGVALGDGTPGPIAKRLREIYLEESMKEAT; encoded by the coding sequence ATGACCCGTACCGTATATGTGAATGGCGATTACCTGCCGGAAGATGAGGCCAAGGTCTCGATCTTTGATCGTGGTTTCCTGATGGCGGACGCTGTCTATGAGGTAACCTCGGTCCTGGGTGGAAAGCTGATTGATTTCGAAGGGCACGCTGTGCGTCTGAAACGCTCGCTGGATGAGCTGGAGATGGCCGAGCCTTGCACCAAGGAAGAGCTGCTGGAGATTCACCGCAAGCTGGTAGAGCTGAACGGTATCGACGAGGGGCTGGTCTATCTGCAGGTCAGCCGTGGCTCTGATGGGGACCGTGATTTTGTCTTCCCCTCGGCGGATACCAAACCCACCATCGTGTTGTTCACCCAGAACAAACCCGGTCTGGCGGACAGCCCGGCATCGCGCAAGGGCGCTAAGATCATCTCGATCGAGGATATTCGCTGGGGCCGTCGCGACATTAAGACCGTGCAGCTGCTTTACCCCTCCATGGGCAAGATGATGGCGAAGAAGGCGGGGGCCGATGATGCCTGGATGATCGAGGATGGTCATGTGACCGAAGGGACCTCTAACAACGCCTACTTCGTGAAGGATGGCGTGATTGTTACCCGCCCGCTGTCCAATGACATTCTGCACGGCATCACCCGCAAGGCGGTTTTGCGCATGGCAGAAGAGGCGCAGATGAAGATCGAAGAGCGCCTGTTCACCATTGAGGAGGCAAAAGAGGCGGATGAGGCCTTTACCACATCGGCCTCCGCCTTTGTGATGCCGGTGGTTGAGATCGACGGCGTGGCGCTGGGCGATGGCACGCCGGGTCCGATCGCCAAGCGCTTGCGCGAGATCTATCTGGAAGAGAGCATGAAAGAAGCGACCTGA
- a CDS encoding Lrp/AsnC family transcriptional regulator: MSLDHTDRRILQVLQKQGRISNAELSEQVNLSASACHRRVQRLETDGYIRNYVALLDARKMNLPATVFVEITLQSQADELLDAFEKAVGRIPDVLECHLMAGTADYILKVVAENTDDFARIHRQHLTRLPGVAQMQSSFALRTVFKTTALPV; the protein is encoded by the coding sequence ATGTCACTTGATCACACAGATCGTCGCATCTTGCAGGTATTGCAGAAGCAGGGGCGGATCTCCAACGCTGAACTGAGCGAGCAGGTGAACCTGTCGGCATCCGCCTGCCACCGGCGTGTGCAACGGTTGGAGACAGACGGGTATATCCGTAATTACGTCGCTCTTCTTGACGCGCGCAAGATGAACCTGCCGGCAACCGTCTTTGTGGAGATCACGCTGCAAAGCCAGGCCGATGAGCTGCTGGACGCCTTTGAGAAGGCGGTGGGGCGCATTCCCGATGTGTTGGAGTGCCATCTGATGGCGGGTACGGCGGATTACATCCTGAAGGTGGTGGCTGAAAACACCGATGATTTCGCCCGCATCCACCGCCAACACCTGACACGGCTGCCCGGTGTGGCGCAGATGCAGAGTTCTTTTGCATTGCGTACCGTATTCAAGACTACGGCACTACCGGTCTAG
- a CDS encoding TetR/AcrR family transcriptional regulator: MSDTRLHILDTGRALTAQRGYTSVGLTELLATAQVPKGSFYHYFSSKEDYGCALLRHYVDQYRIELGPTLNNPELTGRDQVLSYVTAWQERQSSDMAGQKCLIVKLAAEIADLSPAMRGILQQAVEGITTRLADCLRKGQRDGSLSPSVDPVQTATSLYQIWLGAGLMAHLSQDSTPFDTAMLQTRTMLPSPRQT; this comes from the coding sequence ATGAGCGACACCCGACTGCATATTCTGGACACCGGACGCGCACTGACAGCACAGCGCGGCTACACCTCCGTCGGCCTGACGGAGCTGCTGGCGACGGCACAGGTGCCGAAAGGATCGTTCTACCACTACTTCTCCTCCAAAGAGGACTACGGCTGCGCCCTGCTGCGTCACTACGTCGATCAGTACCGGATTGAACTAGGGCCCACGCTGAACAATCCAGAACTCACCGGGCGCGATCAGGTGCTGTCTTACGTCACCGCCTGGCAGGAACGGCAGAGCTCGGACATGGCCGGTCAAAAATGCCTCATCGTCAAACTGGCTGCCGAAATCGCCGACCTCTCCCCCGCGATGCGCGGCATTCTGCAACAGGCTGTCGAAGGCATTACCACGCGGCTGGCCGACTGCCTGCGCAAAGGTCAACGGGACGGTTCCCTCAGCCCGAGCGTCGACCCCGTTCAGACGGCAACATCGCTTTATCAGATCTGGCTTGGGGCCGGCCTGATGGCGCATCTGTCTCAGGACAGCACCCCGTTTGACACCGCCATGCTCCAGACCCGCACCATGCTGCCCTCGCCTAGGCAAACCTAA
- a CDS encoding NADP-dependent oxidoreductase yields the protein MTQTSTTNRQYVLAERPKGEPTDSTLRLETTDVPTPGEGQMLLRNEYLSLDPYMRGRMSSAPSYAAPVEIDQVMVGGTVAEVVTSNVKGYEKGDWVVAFGGWQDYTLSDGTGVINMGKTPQNPSWALGVLGMPGLTAWAGLTQIGQPKEGETLVVAGASGPVGATVGQIGKILGLRVVGIAGGAEKCQHVVETLGFDACIDYKADSFADDLAKAVPDGIDIYFENVGGAVFDAVMPLLNPSARIPLCGLISQYNATALPDGPDRMNYLMGQLLRKRITMRGFIVFDDFGHLYPEFAKQMTGWVQEGKVKYREEMIEGLEQAPAAFVGLLRGEAFGKRVIHLAD from the coding sequence ATGACGCAGACATCCACCACCAACCGCCAGTATGTCCTCGCCGAGCGCCCCAAGGGTGAACCAACCGACAGCACCCTGCGCCTGGAAACCACAGACGTGCCCACCCCCGGCGAAGGCCAGATGCTCCTGCGCAACGAATACCTGTCGCTGGATCCCTATATGCGCGGTCGGATGAGCAGCGCGCCTTCTTATGCCGCGCCGGTCGAGATCGATCAGGTCATGGTGGGTGGCACCGTTGCCGAGGTCGTGACATCCAACGTCAAGGGATATGAAAAAGGCGATTGGGTCGTCGCATTCGGCGGTTGGCAGGACTACACGCTGTCGGATGGCACCGGTGTGATCAATATGGGCAAGACCCCGCAAAACCCGTCTTGGGCGCTTGGTGTTCTGGGCATGCCGGGCCTCACCGCTTGGGCGGGTCTCACACAGATCGGCCAGCCAAAAGAAGGCGAAACCCTGGTCGTCGCAGGCGCCAGCGGCCCGGTTGGCGCAACTGTTGGTCAGATCGGCAAGATCCTCGGTCTGCGCGTCGTCGGCATCGCGGGTGGGGCGGAAAAATGTCAGCACGTGGTCGAGACTTTGGGCTTTGATGCCTGCATCGACTACAAGGCCGACAGCTTTGCCGACGACCTTGCCAAGGCGGTTCCAGATGGCATCGACATCTATTTCGAAAACGTCGGCGGCGCTGTCTTTGACGCGGTGATGCCGCTGCTGAACCCCTCTGCCCGCATCCCGCTCTGCGGTCTGATTTCCCAGTACAACGCCACTGCCCTGCCCGACGGCCCTGATCGGATGAACTACCTGATGGGCCAGCTGCTGCGTAAACGCATCACCATGCGCGGCTTTATCGTGTTCGACGATTTCGGCCATCTCTACCCGGAGTTTGCCAAGCAGATGACCGGCTGGGTGCAGGAGGGCAAAGTGAAATACCGCGAAGAAATGATCGAAGGCCTGGAACAAGCCCCCGCCGCATTTGTTGGTCTTTTGAGAGGCGAAGCGTTTGGCAAACGTGTCATCCACCTCGCCGACTGA
- the dgcN gene encoding N-acetyltransferase DgcN encodes MIETPYLLFLGDAPDMLAAKVAIGIRDWRPDHAVGQIRLPGCGADLGLTDMTLAEAKAAGAKTLVIGVANRGGVISPAWKEVLIAALEMGYDLASGLHNLLRDEGDLVAAAQTHGGTLHDVRVPTVGYPIANGVKRSGKRCLAVGTDCSVGKMYTALAMDAEMQKRGMKSTFRATGQTGILITGHGVPLDAVIADFMAGSIEYLTPDNDDDHWDLIEGQGSLFHVSYSGVTMALVHGGQPDALILCHEPTREHMRGLPGYKLPSLEQLRDTALSLAQVSNPECKVVGISVNTQHLSEEDAKSYLAEVEARMGLPAVDPYRHGAGRLVDALDAV; translated from the coding sequence ATGATCGAGACCCCATATCTGCTGTTCCTGGGCGATGCGCCCGATATGCTGGCCGCCAAAGTGGCCATCGGTATTCGCGACTGGCGCCCGGACCACGCCGTGGGCCAGATCCGCCTGCCCGGCTGTGGCGCGGATCTTGGGCTGACCGATATGACGCTGGCAGAGGCCAAGGCGGCGGGCGCCAAGACGTTGGTGATTGGTGTGGCCAATCGTGGCGGCGTGATCTCTCCAGCTTGGAAAGAGGTGCTTATTGCAGCCTTGGAGATGGGTTATGATCTGGCGTCCGGGCTGCACAATCTGCTGCGGGACGAGGGTGATCTGGTGGCGGCGGCCCAGACCCATGGCGGAACCTTGCATGATGTCCGCGTGCCCACTGTCGGCTATCCGATTGCAAATGGTGTGAAGCGTAGCGGCAAACGCTGTCTGGCCGTTGGCACCGATTGTTCCGTGGGCAAGATGTATACTGCGCTGGCCATGGATGCCGAGATGCAGAAGCGCGGAATGAAGTCGACCTTCCGCGCCACTGGCCAGACCGGTATTCTGATCACCGGCCATGGCGTGCCGCTGGATGCGGTAATCGCGGATTTCATGGCAGGGTCAATCGAGTATCTGACCCCGGACAATGACGATGATCACTGGGATCTGATCGAGGGGCAGGGCTCGTTGTTCCATGTGTCTTATTCTGGTGTGACCATGGCGCTGGTGCATGGGGGGCAGCCGGATGCGCTGATCCTGTGCCATGAGCCGACCCGTGAGCATATGCGGGGTCTGCCGGGTTATAAGCTGCCGAGCCTTGAGCAGCTGCGTGACACCGCGTTGTCGCTGGCGCAGGTCTCCAATCCTGAGTGCAAGGTCGTGGGCATTTCGGTCAACACACAGCATTTGAGCGAGGAGGACGCGAAATCCTATCTCGCAGAAGTTGAGGCCCGCATGGGGCTGCCGGCGGTGGATCCCTATCGCCATGGCGCGGGTCGTCTGGTGGACGCGCTGGACGCTGTGTGA
- a CDS encoding L-malyl-CoA/beta-methylmalyl-CoA lyase: MSFRIQPAAPARPNRCQLFGPGSNTKLFPKMATSAADVINLDLEDSVAPSDKDAARANVIEALNTVDWGSKYMSVRINGLDTPYWYRDVVDLLEQAGDRLDQIMIPKVGCAEDVYAVDALVTAIERAKARRKPISFEVIIESAAGIAHVEAIAAASPRLQAMSLGAADFAASMGMQTTGIGGTQEDYYMLRAGEKHWSDPWHWAQAAIVAACRTHGVLPVDGPFGDFSDDEGYIAQAKRSATLGMVGKWAIHPKQIALANQVFTPSDEAVSEAREILAAMEQAKANGEGATVYKGRLVDIASIKQAEVIVAQSELIAQNG; encoded by the coding sequence ATGAGCTTTCGCATCCAACCCGCCGCCCCGGCCCGCCCGAACCGCTGTCAGCTGTTTGGCCCCGGCTCCAACACCAAACTCTTCCCAAAAATGGCAACCTCAGCAGCAGATGTGATCAACCTCGACCTGGAGGATTCGGTCGCCCCGTCGGATAAGGATGCAGCCCGTGCCAATGTGATCGAGGCCCTGAACACGGTAGACTGGGGCAGCAAATACATGTCTGTACGGATCAACGGGCTGGATACCCCCTATTGGTACCGCGATGTGGTCGATCTGCTGGAACAGGCAGGCGACCGGCTTGACCAGATCATGATCCCAAAAGTGGGCTGCGCCGAAGATGTCTATGCTGTTGACGCCTTAGTCACCGCGATTGAACGCGCCAAGGCCCGCCGCAAGCCGATATCCTTCGAGGTGATCATCGAATCGGCCGCCGGCATCGCCCATGTTGAGGCCATCGCCGCCGCCAGCCCGCGCCTGCAAGCGATGAGCCTCGGCGCGGCGGATTTTGCCGCCTCCATGGGCATGCAAACCACCGGCATCGGCGGCACCCAGGAAGACTACTACATGCTACGCGCTGGTGAAAAACACTGGTCGGATCCCTGGCACTGGGCGCAGGCCGCCATTGTCGCCGCCTGCCGTACCCATGGGGTCCTGCCGGTAGATGGACCCTTCGGCGATTTCTCCGATGACGAGGGCTACATCGCCCAGGCCAAACGCTCCGCCACGCTGGGCATGGTCGGAAAATGGGCCATCCACCCAAAACAAATCGCGCTGGCCAATCAGGTCTTCACCCCATCTGATGAAGCGGTCTCAGAGGCGCGCGAGATCCTCGCCGCCATGGAACAAGCCAAGGCCAACGGCGAAGGCGCCACGGTCTATAAGGGCCGTCTGGTCGATATCGCCTCCATCAAACAGGCCGAAGTGATCGTCGCCCAATCGGAGTTGATCGCCCAGAACGGCTAA
- the ald gene encoding alanine dehydrogenase, whose translation MKIGCPTEIKPQEFRVGMTPDAAREAVNHGHTVLIQAGAGMGAGFTDEDYTTAGAAIIDTAEEIFATADMIVKVKEPQAVERKMLREGQLLFTYLHLAPDPDQTRDLLESGCTAIAYETVTDDRGGLPLLAPMSEVAGRLAPQVGAYTLQKANGGRGVLMGGVPGVAPAKVVVIGGGVVGTHAAKIAAGMGADVTILDRSLARLKYLDDVFGRDFKNQYSTAGATAELVRDADMVIGAVLIPGAAAPKLVSRAQLSEMKPGAVLVDVAIDQGGCFETSKATTHADPIYEVDGIMHYCVANMPGAVARTSTQALGNATLPFLLNLANKGWKQACADDPHLLNGLNVHAGKLTYFAVGKALGIDVVSPQLMIK comes from the coding sequence ATGAAAATCGGATGCCCCACTGAGATCAAGCCGCAGGAATTCCGCGTCGGGATGACACCGGACGCCGCCCGCGAAGCCGTAAACCATGGCCATACCGTCCTAATTCAGGCCGGTGCCGGGATGGGCGCTGGCTTCACTGACGAAGATTATACTACAGCAGGTGCCGCAATCATCGACACCGCCGAGGAGATCTTTGCCACCGCAGACATGATCGTGAAGGTGAAAGAACCGCAAGCCGTTGAGCGCAAGATGCTGCGTGAGGGCCAGTTGCTGTTCACCTATCTGCACCTCGCCCCCGACCCGGACCAGACCCGTGATCTGCTGGAGTCCGGTTGCACCGCGATTGCCTATGAAACCGTGACCGACGACCGTGGCGGCCTGCCGCTGCTGGCGCCAATGTCCGAAGTTGCCGGCCGTCTGGCGCCGCAAGTGGGCGCCTATACCCTGCAAAAAGCCAATGGCGGTCGCGGCGTTCTGATGGGTGGCGTTCCCGGCGTAGCCCCCGCCAAGGTTGTGGTGATCGGCGGCGGTGTCGTTGGCACTCATGCAGCCAAGATTGCCGCTGGCATGGGCGCGGACGTGACCATCCTCGACCGTTCCTTGGCCCGCCTGAAATATCTCGACGATGTCTTCGGCCGCGACTTCAAGAACCAATACTCCACCGCAGGCGCCACGGCCGAGCTGGTGCGTGATGCAGACATGGTGATCGGCGCGGTTCTGATCCCCGGTGCCGCAGCACCAAAGCTGGTCTCACGTGCACAACTTAGCGAGATGAAGCCCGGTGCGGTCCTCGTGGATGTCGCCATCGACCAGGGCGGCTGCTTTGAGACATCAAAGGCCACCACCCACGCCGATCCAATCTATGAGGTCGACGGCATCATGCACTACTGCGTGGCCAACATGCCCGGCGCTGTTGCCCGCACCTCGACCCAGGCACTGGGCAACGCCACCCTGCCATTCTTGCTGAATTTGGCAAACAAAGGCTGGAAACAAGCCTGCGCAGACGATCCGCATCTGCTGAATGGCCTGAACGTGCACGCAGGCAAGCTGACCTATTTCGCGGTCGGCAAGGCTCTGGGCATCGACGTTGTCTCCCCTCAGCTGATGATTAAGTAA